From a region of the Acidimicrobiia bacterium genome:
- a CDS encoding PAS domain-containing protein produces the protein MRRHRQDSAPVAESKRLEEYDFYPFVVDDDGLIEFSDERFVTAVHHFLGARNAVAARELIVIGEQNLVRDTFPSDDVKAYADLFRAYDGDSVIHDNATYLENYKRIVHLIGQSFPNTGIEILVHDLVNPSKAIVAIEHGEVTGRTLGHGATKLVLDLKTRRYHNRDKLNYELNIGARRFKCTTIPIFRPEYGLVGAICINVDVRFLREEVLADGQRVQAFFDNLLRTEFELDENILSKAEYRAALQGKRHFLDEAIRTDSRSDAARAQSETLRLIAGLDSIALSRFKVAGGYTRFDPVTRERLLDARLAIRSGLMSPTGNRENHLVWGRPGTGKTFLIHEIVSEFDGVSYVELNLAQDSEEDVRAECRAAVESPTPSLVLIDEIDARPDASWPYETLLPFLDANVETGSQVVFVLAGSSGETLEELVRAIDRRPKGKDLMSRTPEGNRFAVDPLGVGDQISVAISQFLREGKSRGLSIELVEKAALYYLASTPYLTNARQLAEFAARAVRRVPEGEGRLKYDHLFGAGDPENKEFWIGMNRDAADLVGRYVEVSW, from the coding sequence GTGAGGAGACACCGACAAGACTCCGCGCCGGTAGCCGAGAGCAAACGCCTCGAGGAGTACGACTTCTACCCGTTTGTCGTAGATGACGACGGCCTTATCGAGTTCAGCGACGAACGCTTCGTGACAGCGGTGCATCACTTCCTGGGGGCCCGGAATGCTGTTGCGGCCCGAGAGTTGATCGTGATCGGCGAGCAGAACCTGGTCCGCGACACCTTCCCAAGCGACGACGTGAAGGCCTATGCGGATCTGTTCCGGGCTTACGACGGCGACTCAGTGATCCACGACAACGCGACCTACCTCGAAAACTACAAGAGGATCGTCCATCTGATCGGACAGTCCTTTCCCAACACCGGGATCGAGATCCTCGTCCACGATCTCGTCAATCCGTCGAAGGCCATCGTCGCCATCGAACACGGCGAGGTGACCGGACGGACGCTCGGACATGGAGCCACCAAGCTCGTCCTCGACCTCAAGACGCGCCGCTATCACAATCGGGACAAACTGAATTACGAGCTGAACATCGGAGCGAGGCGCTTCAAGTGCACCACGATTCCGATCTTCCGACCCGAGTACGGCCTGGTTGGCGCCATCTGCATCAACGTCGACGTGCGGTTCCTGCGCGAGGAGGTTCTTGCAGACGGCCAGCGCGTCCAGGCGTTCTTCGACAACCTGCTCCGAACGGAGTTCGAGTTGGACGAGAACATCCTCTCCAAGGCCGAGTATCGGGCAGCACTTCAGGGCAAGCGCCACTTCTTGGATGAAGCCATCCGGACGGACAGTCGTTCCGACGCGGCGCGGGCCCAGTCAGAAACGCTGCGTCTGATAGCCGGCCTGGACTCGATCGCGCTATCGAGGTTCAAAGTGGCCGGCGGGTACACCCGATTCGACCCGGTGACAAGGGAGCGGCTGCTCGATGCCCGCCTAGCGATCCGGAGTGGCCTCATGAGCCCCACCGGTAATCGCGAGAACCACCTGGTGTGGGGTAGACCCGGGACCGGCAAGACCTTCCTTATCCACGAGATAGTGAGCGAATTCGACGGCGTGAGTTACGTCGAACTCAATCTTGCCCAAGACTCCGAAGAGGATGTCCGCGCCGAATGCAGGGCCGCCGTCGAGTCCCCGACGCCCTCCCTGGTACTCATTGATGAAATCGACGCCAGGCCGGATGCGTCGTGGCCCTACGAGACGCTGCTTCCGTTCCTCGACGCCAATGTGGAAACCGGTAGCCAGGTCGTGTTCGTGTTGGCTGGCAGTTCGGGCGAAACCTTGGAGGAACTCGTCCGGGCCATCGATAGGCGCCCCAAGGGCAAGGATCTCATGAGTCGCACTCCCGAGGGCAATCGTTTCGCCGTCGACCCGCTGGGGGTCGGTGACCAGATTTCCGTAGCGATCTCACAGTTCCTTCGGGAGGGCAAGAGCCGAGGCCTCTCCATTGAACTTGTCGAGAAGGCAGCCCTCTATTACCTGGCTTCGACTCCTTATCTGACGAACGCTCGTCAACTGGCGGAGTTCGCCGCACGAGCGGTTCGAAGGGTGCCTGAGGGTGAGGGACGTCTCAAATACGACCACCTCTTCGGTGCCGGAGACCCCGAGAACAAGGAGTTCTGGATCGGGATGAATCGAGATGCGGCAGATCTCGTGGGGCGGTACGTCGAAGTCTCGTGGTAA
- a CDS encoding disulfide bond formation protein B has product MPVDAVSTFLATGALLIAVLLVALIVLGLVARFSGRAADTLASLQESFDGLGPMIALTMAAVATAGSLYYSQVAGFIPCEYCWYQRIAMYPLVPVLFAGVRAGDRSVRRYVIPLAVIGSIIAAYHTLIENFPEIATAECSGVVACTAPYVQKFGFLGIPFMALMSFGVIIAALLLDRSGPSPTPPTSQENL; this is encoded by the coding sequence ATGCCAGTGGACGCCGTCTCGACATTCCTCGCCACCGGAGCCCTGCTCATCGCCGTGCTCCTGGTCGCCCTCATCGTTCTCGGCCTGGTCGCCCGGTTCAGTGGTCGGGCAGCCGACACCCTGGCGTCACTACAGGAGTCGTTCGACGGTCTCGGCCCGATGATCGCCCTGACGATGGCCGCAGTGGCCACCGCCGGCAGTCTCTACTACTCACAGGTTGCGGGGTTCATCCCCTGTGAGTACTGCTGGTACCAGCGGATCGCCATGTACCCCCTGGTGCCGGTGCTGTTCGCCGGGGTGCGCGCCGGGGACCGCTCGGTGCGCCGGTATGTGATCCCCCTGGCCGTGATCGGGAGCATCATCGCCGCCTATCACACCCTCATCGAGAACTTCCCCGAGATCGCCACCGCCGAATGCAGCGGGGTCGTCGCCTGCACGGCACCGTACGTTCAGAAGTTCGGCTTCCTCGGGATCCCGTTCATGGCGCTGATGTCGTTCGGCGTCATCATCGCCGCACTGTTGCTCGACCGCTCGGGACCGAGCCCGACACCGCCCACCAGCCAGGAGAACCTATGA
- a CDS encoding TlpA disulfide reductase family protein, producing the protein MTARTRQSQTPRPGAKKKFPIIPVAIGVAVVALIATVILTFEGDTTEDAFGTPEISGAGLTTYAAGGLDPAVGQAAPTVVGADFEGSRVEIADDGRAKIILFLAHWCPHCQAEVPIVQSWVDAGSLPVDVDLYAVATSIDRMRPNYPPSKWLEDEGWTEPILVDDELTSVSRAYGLNAFPYWVFVAADGTVRARLSGRLGVAELDQLTGSLRQG; encoded by the coding sequence ATGACTGCCCGTACCCGTCAGAGTCAGACGCCGCGCCCCGGTGCGAAGAAGAAGTTCCCGATCATTCCGGTGGCGATAGGTGTCGCGGTGGTGGCGCTGATCGCCACGGTAATCCTGACCTTCGAGGGTGACACCACCGAGGACGCCTTCGGCACCCCTGAGATCAGCGGAGCCGGGCTCACCACGTACGCTGCCGGGGGTCTCGACCCGGCGGTCGGACAGGCCGCGCCCACCGTCGTCGGTGCCGACTTCGAGGGCAGCCGGGTGGAGATCGCCGACGACGGCCGGGCCAAGATCATCCTCTTCCTGGCCCACTGGTGCCCGCATTGCCAGGCCGAGGTCCCGATCGTGCAGAGCTGGGTGGACGCCGGCTCGCTCCCGGTCGACGTGGACCTCTACGCGGTGGCCACCAGCATCGATCGGATGCGACCCAACTATCCACCGTCGAAGTGGCTCGAGGACGAGGGCTGGACCGAGCCCATCCTCGTCGACGACGAGCTGACCAGCGTGTCGCGCGCCTACGGCCTCAACGCCTTCCCGTACTGGGTGTTCGTAGCCGCCGACGGCACGGTTCGGGCTCGACTCTCCGGTCGACTCGGTGTCGCCGAACTCGATCAGCTCACCGGGTCACTGCGCCAGGGCTAG
- a CDS encoding acyl-CoA dehydrogenase family protein translates to MEFAFTPEQDMLRSTARRFLETKAPSEEVRRLMETDEGFDEGLWAEIAAQGWQAMAIPEEYGGAGFTFTEQAILMEEMGRALFPAPFLSSVVLGADLILRAGTDEQKQSLLPEIAAGERRVAVAHLEAGGSWDPDGVAIEVQRDGDDLVLDGSKAFVVDGHTAHTLIVVAREAGTSGRDGVTLVLVDGDAAGVTRQRVETMDMTRKQATVDFDGVRVPSSAVLGETGGGWPALEETLERAAVALAFEQVGGAQKCLEMSVGYAMVRVQFGRPIGSFQAIKHKCADMLIETEIAKSAAYYAGWAVTAGDDELRIAAPLAKSYCSEAFFHAASETIQIHGGIGFTWEHDAHLYFKRAKTDDLLFGTPADHRAALADRLGI, encoded by the coding sequence ATGGAATTCGCCTTCACACCCGAACAGGACATGCTCAGGTCGACGGCGCGGCGCTTCCTGGAGACGAAGGCGCCGTCGGAGGAGGTTCGCCGCCTCATGGAAACCGATGAGGGCTTCGACGAGGGACTCTGGGCCGAGATCGCCGCCCAGGGATGGCAGGCGATGGCGATACCCGAGGAGTATGGGGGGGCCGGATTCACCTTCACCGAGCAGGCGATCCTCATGGAGGAGATGGGGCGTGCGCTGTTCCCCGCCCCCTTCCTCTCGTCCGTCGTACTCGGCGCCGACCTGATCCTGCGGGCCGGAACCGACGAGCAGAAGCAGTCGCTGCTCCCTGAGATCGCTGCCGGAGAGCGTCGGGTGGCCGTCGCCCACCTCGAAGCCGGTGGATCGTGGGACCCCGATGGGGTCGCTATCGAGGTGCAGCGAGACGGGGACGACCTCGTTCTCGACGGGTCCAAGGCCTTCGTCGTCGATGGGCACACCGCTCACACCCTCATCGTCGTCGCCCGCGAGGCGGGCACCTCTGGCCGCGACGGTGTCACCCTGGTGCTCGTGGACGGCGATGCCGCGGGCGTCACCCGGCAGCGCGTCGAGACCATGGACATGACCCGCAAGCAGGCGACCGTCGACTTCGATGGGGTGAGGGTGCCGTCGTCGGCGGTCCTGGGCGAAACAGGTGGAGGCTGGCCAGCACTCGAAGAGACACTGGAACGCGCCGCGGTGGCCCTGGCTTTCGAGCAGGTCGGCGGCGCCCAGAAGTGTCTGGAGATGTCCGTCGGCTACGCCATGGTCCGGGTCCAGTTCGGCCGGCCGATCGGATCGTTCCAGGCGATCAAGCACAAGTGCGCCGACATGCTCATCGAAACCGAGATCGCCAAGTCCGCCGCCTACTACGCCGGCTGGGCGGTGACCGCCGGAGACGACGAACTCCGCATTGCTGCACCCCTTGCCAAGTCGTACTGCTCAGAAGCCTTCTTCCATGCCGCGTCGGAGACCATCCAGATCCACGGCGGCATCGGCTTTACCTGGGAACACGATGCCCATCTCTATTTCAAGCGGGCCAAGACCGACGATCTCCTCTTCGGCACGCCGGCGGACCATCGGGCAGCCCTCGCCGACCGGCTCGGGATCTAA
- a CDS encoding TIGR03560 family F420-dependent LLM class oxidoreductase, with the protein MQLVLMTEPQLGMTYDQIVDLAQLAERLGLDGFSRADHYGFLDMEPAHATDAFATLGGLARETDRIQLCVLVSPITFRHPAVLAKMAATIDEMSGGRLALGVGTGWMEQEHRAYGIDFHDLNGRFERLEEALAYLHHAFGRRSGRFDGEHYRLDLDEVIPAPTGPLPIIVGGSGERRTPRLAGTYADEFNMGIRSSDAMRLRIDRAREAASAAGRDPDALRISVMTGAIVGSTESSFQANLQRIAAADPFSRSVDDFTASYTERGLPFGTADQVAEVVGRLAETGVSRIYYQTFGPYDHDLIEETVEVLRSSEEQAASSEQRAARRIPLAKN; encoded by the coding sequence ATGCAACTGGTACTGATGACCGAGCCGCAGCTGGGCATGACCTATGACCAGATCGTCGACCTGGCGCAGCTCGCCGAGCGACTCGGCCTCGACGGCTTCTCGCGCGCGGACCACTACGGATTCCTGGACATGGAGCCGGCCCACGCCACCGATGCCTTCGCCACGCTGGGCGGACTCGCCCGCGAGACCGACCGAATCCAGCTGTGCGTCCTGGTGAGCCCGATCACCTTCCGGCATCCCGCCGTACTGGCAAAGATGGCCGCCACCATCGACGAGATGTCCGGCGGCCGCCTCGCCCTCGGCGTTGGCACCGGATGGATGGAACAAGAGCACCGGGCCTACGGCATCGACTTCCACGACCTCAACGGCCGCTTCGAACGCCTCGAAGAGGCCCTCGCCTACCTTCATCACGCCTTCGGCCGCCGATCCGGCCGCTTCGACGGCGAGCATTACCGACTCGACCTCGATGAAGTGATCCCGGCACCGACTGGACCGCTGCCAATCATCGTCGGCGGCAGCGGTGAGCGACGCACACCCCGCCTCGCCGGAACCTACGCCGACGAGTTCAACATGGGGATCCGATCTTCGGATGCGATGCGGCTGCGGATCGATCGTGCCCGCGAGGCCGCGAGCGCGGCGGGACGCGACCCCGACGCGCTGCGCATCAGTGTGATGACCGGCGCCATCGTCGGATCGACGGAGTCATCCTTCCAGGCGAACCTACAACGGATCGCTGCCGCCGACCCGTTCTCGAGGAGCGTCGACGATTTCACCGCCTCCTACACAGAACGCGGTCTGCCCTTCGGTACCGCCGATCAGGTAGCCGAGGTGGTAGGGCGGCTCGCCGAGACCGGAGTGAGCCGCATCTACTACCAGACCTTCGGGCCCTACGACCACGACCTGATCGAGGAGACCGTGGAGGTCCTGAGGAGTAGCGAGGAGCAAGCAGCGAGCAGCGAGCAGCGAGCAGCGAGGAGAATCCCTCTGGCTAAGAACTAA
- the sufC gene encoding Fe-S cluster assembly ATPase SufC, with protein MPETPLFVIEDLRASVNGIEILKGVSLTVERGEIHALMGPNGSGKSTLANVLMGHRAYKVTGRILYKGEDVTGWTPDKRGRAGMFLAFQYPEEIPGVTVVNFLRAALSNRTGTDYTVLELRLKVADTMRTLGMDPEFADRYLNEGFSGGERKRNEVLQMAVLEPEMAILDETDSGLDIDALRTVAEGVQQLASPERGFLIITHYQRMLDHITPDVVHVFVDGTVVESGGPDLARRIEEDGYDAFRAPVAS; from the coding sequence GTGCCCGAAACCCCCCTCTTCGTTATCGAGGACCTGCGCGCCTCGGTCAACGGCATCGAGATCCTCAAGGGCGTCTCGCTCACGGTCGAGCGCGGCGAGATCCATGCATTGATGGGCCCCAATGGCTCCGGCAAGTCGACGCTGGCCAACGTTCTGATGGGCCATCGTGCCTACAAGGTGACCGGCCGCATCCTCTACAAGGGTGAGGACGTGACCGGATGGACCCCCGACAAACGGGGCCGCGCCGGGATGTTCCTCGCATTTCAATACCCCGAGGAGATCCCGGGAGTGACCGTGGTCAACTTCCTACGGGCGGCGCTGAGCAACCGGACGGGTACCGACTACACGGTCCTCGAGCTGCGCCTCAAGGTGGCCGACACGATGCGCACGCTCGGCATGGACCCGGAGTTCGCCGACCGGTACCTCAACGAGGGGTTCTCGGGAGGCGAGCGCAAGCGGAATGAAGTCCTCCAGATGGCCGTTCTGGAGCCTGAGATGGCGATCCTCGACGAAACCGACTCCGGTCTGGACATCGACGCGCTGCGCACCGTCGCCGAGGGCGTCCAACAGCTGGCCTCACCAGAGCGCGGGTTCCTCATAATCACCCACTACCAGCGCATGCTCGACCACATCACCCCGGATGTCGTGCACGTGTTCGTCGACGGCACCGTGGTCGAGTCGGGAGGCCCCGACCTCGCCCGACGCATCGAGGAGGACGGGTACGACGCGTTCCGCGCCCCGGTGGCGTCGTGA
- a CDS encoding cysteine desulfurase, with product MIDLSHLRADFPILQREVNGHPLAYLDSASSTQKPIQVLDAMDRFYRTSYANVHRGAYALAEEATEAYEGARGKVAAFIGAPASELVFVRGTTSAINLIAYGWGLDHLGEGDRVMLTLLEHHANIVPWQLVARHTGAELVYLPLTDDRRIDTAALDGLIDDRVKVVAFSGMSNVLGSIGPVDELAEAARSVGAITVVDGAQMVPHLPTAVSDLGVDFLAFSSHKMLGPTGIGALWGKAELLDEMEPAEGGGEMIRDVDLHVSTWADVPHKFEAGTPPIAEAVGFGAAADYLAAIGMDAVRQHEKEITGYALERLSEVPDLTVYGPSDLEVRGGAVSFTLADIHPHDLATILDQHGIAVRAGHHCAKPLMRALDVPATARASFYVYNLLEEVDALIAALHEARRLFGVA from the coding sequence GTGATCGACCTGTCGCACCTGCGTGCCGACTTCCCGATCCTCCAGCGTGAGGTCAACGGCCACCCGCTCGCCTATCTCGACAGCGCATCGAGCACCCAGAAGCCGATCCAGGTGCTCGACGCGATGGACCGCTTCTACCGAACCAGCTACGCCAACGTCCACCGTGGCGCTTACGCCCTCGCCGAGGAGGCCACCGAGGCCTACGAGGGCGCTCGCGGCAAGGTGGCTGCGTTCATCGGCGCTCCCGCGTCGGAACTGGTCTTCGTGCGTGGCACCACTTCGGCGATCAACCTGATCGCCTACGGATGGGGCCTGGACCACCTCGGCGAGGGGGACCGGGTGATGCTCACCCTGCTGGAGCATCACGCCAACATCGTCCCCTGGCAGCTGGTCGCCCGTCACACCGGGGCCGAGCTGGTGTATTTGCCCCTCACCGACGACCGCCGCATCGACACCGCTGCCCTGGATGGGCTGATCGACGATCGGGTCAAGGTGGTCGCCTTTTCCGGGATGTCCAACGTCCTCGGATCGATCGGACCGGTCGACGAACTCGCCGAGGCGGCCCGATCGGTGGGTGCGATCACGGTGGTAGATGGCGCCCAGATGGTCCCCCACCTCCCCACCGCGGTGAGCGACCTCGGCGTCGACTTCCTCGCCTTCAGCAGCCACAAGATGCTGGGACCCACAGGCATCGGCGCGCTGTGGGGCAAGGCCGAGCTCCTCGACGAGATGGAGCCCGCCGAGGGTGGTGGCGAGATGATCCGCGATGTCGATCTGCACGTCTCGACCTGGGCCGACGTGCCGCACAAGTTCGAAGCCGGCACCCCGCCGATCGCCGAGGCCGTGGGATTCGGGGCTGCGGCCGACTACCTGGCGGCGATCGGCATGGACGCCGTCAGACAGCACGAGAAGGAGATCACCGGGTACGCCCTGGAGCGGCTCTCCGAGGTGCCAGACCTCACCGTGTACGGACCGTCCGACCTCGAGGTCCGGGGCGGGGCGGTGTCGTTCACCCTCGCCGACATCCACCCCCACGACCTCGCCACCATCCTCGACCAGCACGGCATCGCGGTGCGGGCCGGTCATCATTGCGCCAAGCCGCTGATGCGTGCCCTCGACGTCCCGGCCACGGCCCGGGCGTCCTTCTACGTCTACAACCTGCTCGAAGAAGTCGACGCTCTCATCGCCGCCCTGCACGAAGCCAGGAGGCTGTTCGGTGTCGCTTGA
- a CDS encoding SUF system NifU family Fe-S cluster assembly protein, with translation MSLDELYRQVILDHYRNPRRAGRLQEPDAHAEGHNPLCGDEISLDLEFDDDRVTDAAVLGRGCSISQASASMLADRIVGMTRDEIAGLIERVKRLLGIEPGDPGIDPDRPGEALGDLEALAGVRRFPVRIKCADLAWTTLQEALSVDG, from the coding sequence GTGTCGCTTGACGAGCTGTACCGGCAGGTCATCCTCGACCACTACCGCAATCCGAGGCGGGCGGGCCGCCTCCAAGAGCCCGACGCTCACGCCGAGGGCCACAACCCGCTGTGCGGCGACGAGATCTCCCTCGATCTCGAGTTCGATGACGATCGGGTGACCGACGCCGCGGTGCTTGGGCGTGGGTGTTCGATCAGCCAGGCGTCGGCGTCGATGCTCGCCGACCGCATCGTCGGCATGACCCGCGACGAGATCGCCGGTCTGATCGAGCGGGTGAAGCGGCTCCTCGGCATCGAACCGGGAGACCCGGGCATCGACCCCGATCGCCCCGGAGAGGCCCTCGGCGACCTCGAGGCGCTGGCCGGGGTTCGGCGCTTCCCGGTGCGCATCAAGTGCGCCGACCTGGCCTGGACGACGCTCCAGGAGGCTCTGAGCGTGGATGGGTGA
- a CDS encoding class II fumarate hydratase, which produces MNTRSERDSMGEVAVPEAAYYGASTQRAVDNFPISGIGMGRRMIEALGMIKAAAARVNGEIGAVDTETAAAIAEAAEEVVVGRHDGEFVLDVFQTGSGTSTNMNANEVIANRAGEILGAELGSRRVHPNDQVNAGQSSNDVIPSAIHVAAASVIHGQTIPALRRLAGALSAKAAEFDGVVKSGRTHLMDATPVRLGQEFGGYATQVTKSAERLEAALDGLYELALGGTAVGTGINAPPGFAEAVVARVAERTGLPLRTADDYFEAMGAKDAAVHASAALRGAAVALFKVANDIRWLGSGPRTAIGEIALPETQPGSSIMPGKVNPVMSEMVMQVAAQVVGNDATVTWAGANGNFELNVMMPVLAHNLLQSAELLAAAADTFRERCVEGIRANEERARWLVEQNIIVVTALVPHIGYDAAAKVAKEAFASGRGVRDVVLDTGLMAPDELDRALDLRKMTEGGVAG; this is translated from the coding sequence GTGAATACGCGGTCGGAACGAGATTCGATGGGCGAGGTGGCGGTCCCAGAGGCGGCCTATTACGGCGCCTCGACGCAGCGAGCGGTGGACAACTTCCCGATCTCGGGGATCGGGATGGGCCGGCGGATGATCGAAGCGCTCGGGATGATCAAGGCCGCCGCTGCTCGGGTCAACGGCGAGATCGGCGCGGTCGACACGGAGACGGCGGCCGCCATCGCCGAGGCAGCCGAGGAGGTCGTCGTCGGTCGCCACGACGGAGAGTTCGTCCTCGATGTCTTCCAGACCGGCTCCGGCACCTCCACCAACATGAACGCCAACGAGGTGATCGCCAATCGGGCCGGTGAGATCCTCGGCGCCGAACTGGGCAGTCGCCGCGTCCACCCGAACGACCAGGTCAACGCCGGACAGTCCTCCAACGACGTGATCCCGAGCGCCATCCACGTGGCGGCGGCGTCGGTGATCCACGGGCAGACGATCCCCGCCCTCCGTCGTCTCGCCGGGGCCCTTTCCGCCAAGGCGGCCGAATTCGATGGCGTGGTCAAGTCGGGCCGCACCCACCTCATGGATGCGACTCCCGTGCGCCTGGGCCAGGAGTTCGGGGGCTATGCCACCCAGGTCACCAAGAGCGCCGAGCGGCTCGAGGCCGCGCTCGACGGTCTCTACGAACTGGCCCTCGGGGGCACTGCGGTCGGTACCGGGATCAATGCACCTCCCGGGTTCGCCGAGGCCGTGGTGGCGAGGGTTGCCGAGCGAACCGGCCTCCCGCTCCGGACCGCCGACGATTACTTCGAGGCCATGGGGGCCAAGGACGCGGCGGTCCACGCCAGCGCCGCGCTCCGGGGGGCCGCCGTGGCGTTGTTCAAGGTGGCCAACGACATCCGCTGGCTCGGTTCGGGACCCCGCACCGCCATCGGCGAGATCGCCCTGCCCGAGACCCAGCCCGGATCGTCGATCATGCCGGGGAAGGTCAACCCGGTGATGTCCGAGATGGTGATGCAGGTGGCCGCCCAGGTGGTCGGCAACGACGCCACGGTCACCTGGGCCGGCGCCAACGGCAACTTCGAGCTCAACGTGATGATGCCGGTACTCGCCCACAACCTCCTCCAGTCGGCCGAGCTGCTGGCGGCGGCGGCCGACACCTTCCGGGAACGCTGCGTGGAAGGCATCCGCGCCAACGAGGAACGCGCCCGGTGGCTGGTCGAGCAGAACATCATCGTGGTGACGGCACTGGTGCCCCACATCGGATACGACGCCGCGGCGAAGGTGGCCAAGGAGGCGTTCGCCAGCGGTCGCGGCGTGCGAGACGTCGTGCTCGACACCGGGCTCATGGCGCCCGACGAGCTGGACCGGGCACTGGATCTACGGAAGATGACCGAAGGTGGCGTAGCCGGGTAG
- a CDS encoding alpha/beta hydrolase, which produces MTPLTLPTLTWGSGHRRILLLHGLGANAAGWWRVGSDLADLGWEVTAPDLRGHGDGPTADDYSIGEHATDVLTLGSRWDAVLGHSMGGSIAVLAASKTTGWTQRMVLQDPALVVPELREAEIDWLLDDYRRPLTPEQMAHDNPHWHPRDCETKAAALRRAGPDLITATIEDSSPWNVVDETAALTVPTTIIGSDPACGGIMARTIADWLVDTNPLLTYVFLPGAEHSVHRDHRLYPEYSRIVREALDGTPTLRGGEEERG; this is translated from the coding sequence ATGACCCCCCTCACGCTCCCCACGCTCACCTGGGGTTCCGGGCATCGCCGGATACTCCTGCTCCACGGACTCGGCGCCAATGCTGCCGGATGGTGGCGGGTGGGTTCCGACCTGGCGGATCTCGGCTGGGAGGTCACCGCCCCCGACCTCCGCGGTCACGGCGACGGCCCGACGGCGGACGACTACTCGATCGGTGAGCACGCGACCGACGTGCTCACCCTCGGCAGTCGGTGGGACGCCGTGCTCGGTCATTCGATGGGCGGCTCGATCGCCGTTCTCGCCGCTTCGAAGACGACCGGATGGACGCAGCGGATGGTCCTCCAGGACCCAGCGCTCGTGGTGCCGGAACTCCGGGAGGCAGAGATCGACTGGCTGTTGGACGACTACCGGCGTCCGCTCACGCCGGAGCAGATGGCGCACGACAATCCCCACTGGCATCCGAGGGACTGCGAGACCAAGGCGGCCGCCCTGCGCCGTGCCGGACCGGATCTGATCACGGCGACGATCGAAGACAGTTCGCCGTGGAACGTCGTCGATGAGACCGCCGCCCTGACGGTGCCGACGACGATCATCGGTTCGGATCCGGCGTGCGGCGGGATCATGGCTCGGACCATCGCTGATTGGCTCGTCGACACCAACCCGCTGCTGACCTATGTGTTCCTTCCGGGTGCCGAGCACTCAGTGCATCGGGACCATCGGCTGTACCCGGAGTACTCCCGGATCGTGCGGGAGGCGCTCGACGGGACGCCTACCCTGCGGGGCGGCGAGGAGGAGCGAGGGTGA
- the sufC gene encoding Fe-S cluster assembly ATPase SufC, whose product MTSAFVVSDLHARRGAVEILHGVDLDIPVGELHVLMGPNGSGKSTLCHAVMGRPNYEVSGSARVGGTEVLGLPTDERALLGLFEAFQYPVEIGGVTLRELLTEMELAGAADALARGEEAARVLGMEAFLDRRVNGNLSGGEKKKSEIVQLLALAPTAAVLDEIDSGLDVDAVRDVAEAVDTMRGPGLGVLLITHYTRIMRYLDVDGVHVMMAGRIVLSGGRELADELDAKGYEGLRRELGLETPPEENPFP is encoded by the coding sequence ATGACCTCTGCTTTCGTCGTCAGCGACCTGCACGCTCGACGCGGTGCCGTCGAGATCCTCCACGGTGTCGACCTCGATATCCCGGTAGGTGAACTGCACGTGCTCATGGGGCCGAATGGTTCCGGCAAGAGCACGCTGTGCCACGCCGTGATGGGACGACCCAACTACGAGGTCTCGGGCAGCGCCCGCGTCGGTGGCACCGAGGTGCTCGGACTTCCCACCGACGAGCGGGCTCTTCTCGGGCTGTTCGAGGCCTTCCAGTACCCCGTTGAGATCGGTGGGGTCACCTTGCGCGAGCTACTCACCGAGATGGAGCTCGCCGGAGCAGCCGATGCCCTCGCCCGCGGCGAGGAGGCGGCCCGGGTCCTGGGGATGGAGGCGTTCCTCGACCGGCGGGTGAACGGGAACCTGTCCGGTGGTGAGAAGAAGAAGTCCGAGATCGTGCAGCTGCTGGCCCTGGCCCCGACGGCGGCGGTCCTCGACGAGATCGACTCGGGCCTTGACGTGGATGCGGTGCGCGACGTCGCCGAGGCCGTCGACACGATGCGCGGGCCGGGTCTGGGCGTGCTGCTGATCACCCACTACACCCGGATCATGCGGTACCTGGACGTCGATGGCGTCCACGTGATGATGGCGGGCCGTATCGTTCTCAGCGGCGGCCGCGAGCTGGCCGACGAACTGGACGCCAAGGGCTACGAAGGGCTTCGCCGTGAACTCGGTCTCGAGACGCCCCCCGAAGAGAACCCGTTTCCCTGA